The window CACCGCGCGCGCTTCACCGTCGCTTACTGAAGCTCTTTCAGCACGGGCGCGAAGGTTTCGAAGAACGGTTCGAAAACCGTGATGTAGGTGAAGCCGTAGCGCTCGCGCCGGCTTTCGAGCTGCCCGGCGATCTCCTCGACCGTGCCCAGCAGCAGCTGGGGCGCGTCGAGGAGTTCACGGGCGTCCGGCACGGCGCTGCGCTCGGTCAGCTCGTGCCACGCCTCGGCGGCGGCCAGCCGGTCACCGGTGACCTCGACGTGCTGGACCAGCATGTTGTATTCGAGGTCGCGGCTGGTTTTCGACCGGAAGTAACTCACCCGTTCGTCCATCGCCTCGGCGTTGTCGAGCTTGAAGGTGCCCGGCGGCTTCCCGGGCTGCTGCCGGAGCCCGCCGAACCCGACGACGTCCGCGTGCTCGGCGGCCAGCTTCAGGACGCCGTCGCTGTTGCCCGCGATGAGCAGCCGCGGCTGGTCGATGCCCTCGTCTTCGAAGTGTTTCCGCAGGTAGCCGAGGCTCTCTTCGAGGTAGCCGATCCTCGTGGCGGCGTTCTGCCAGGGGATACCGGCGGCGTCGAACTCGGCTTTCATGTGCCCGGCACCGAGCCCGAGGTCCAGTCGCCCGTCGAGCAGCGCGGCCGTCGAGGAGGCTTCGCGCGCGAAGAGGGCGAGATTGTAGAAGGGCACATTCGACACGAGCGTGCCGAGCCGCGGCCGTTCGGTGACGGCAGCGGCCATGGCGAGCACCGGGAACGGCGCGAACCGCCCGGTGCCGAGGTGGTCGGGCACGGTGATGACGTCGTAACCGAGCTCTTCGGCCCGCCGGCACTTGGCGATCCACGCGTCCCGGCTGCCGATCTCGCGGAAGCTGACGCCGAACTTGAAGTTCCCCATGACCGGCACGCTAGCGCCGGGAACCCCCGCCGGGCGCGGAGTTTCGCGCCCGGCGGACGGGTCGTCAGGCGTTGCCGTCGAAGAGGGACGTCACCGAGCCGTCTTCGAAGACCTGCT of the Amycolatopsis sp. NBC_01488 genome contains:
- a CDS encoding TIGR03621 family F420-dependent LLM class oxidoreductase; the encoded protein is MGNFKFGVSFREIGSRDAWIAKCRRAEELGYDVITVPDHLGTGRFAPFPVLAMAAAVTERPRLGTLVSNVPFYNLALFAREASSTAALLDGRLDLGLGAGHMKAEFDAAGIPWQNAATRIGYLEESLGYLRKHFEDEGIDQPRLLIAGNSDGVLKLAAEHADVVGFGGLRQQPGKPPGTFKLDNAEAMDERVSYFRSKTSRDLEYNMLVQHVEVTGDRLAAAEAWHELTERSAVPDARELLDAPQLLLGTVEEIAGQLESRRERYGFTYITVFEPFFETFAPVLKELQ